In Gossypium hirsutum isolate 1008001.06 chromosome D06, Gossypium_hirsutum_v2.1, whole genome shotgun sequence, one genomic interval encodes:
- the LOC107900995 gene encoding probable pectinesterase/pectinesterase inhibitor 12, whose amino-acid sequence MASTISKLSIILHFTLFLSSALALNSISTAPLSSNLSSIRNFCQSTPYPDACFDSLKLSVSINISPSIINYLIQSLNSALSEAGKLTNLFSNGGNAKIVETQRGTMQDCKELHEITLSSLKKSVSRIQSGDSKKLGDARSYLSAALTNKNTCLEGLDSASGTLKPVLVKSLTSTYKHVSNSLSMIPKSGGGKKGHRNRRLLGFPSWLGRRARRILQSSDDEYDPSDVLTVAADGTGNFSTINDAINFAPNNTYDRIIIYVREGVYEENVEIPSYKTNIVLLGDGNDVTFITGSRSVRDGWTTFRSATVAVSGEGFLARDITIDNSAGPEKHQAVALRVNADFTALYRSSINGFQDTLYVHSFRQFYRECDISGTIDYIFGNAAVVFQACNIITRMPMPGQFTVITAQSRDSLDETTGISIQNCSILATVELYGNSSRFKSYLGRPWRVYSTTVYIESYIDDFINPSGWTKWSNDEGLDTLYYGEYDNYGPGSGTDSRVTWPGYHVMEYDVAYNFSVSELITGEAWLDSTAFPYDDGI is encoded by the exons ATGGCTTCCACCATTTCCAAACTCTCTATCATCCTCCATTTCACCCTCTTTTTATCTTCTGCTTTAGCTCTCAACTCTATTTCAACTGCTCCCCTAAGCTCTAATCTCTCTTCCATACGAAATTTTTGCCAATCAACTCCATATCCAGATGCTTGTTTCGATTCACTGAAACTTTCCGTTTCAATCAATATCAGTCCCAGCATAATAAACTACCTCATTCAATCACTCAACTCTGCATTATCTGAAGCTGGAAAGCTCACAAACCTATTCTCCAATGGCGGAAATGCAAAAATTGTTGAAACACAGAGAGGGACAATGCAAGATTGCAAGGAACTACATGAAATCACACTATCTTCCTTGAAAAAATCAGTATCAAGAATCCAATCAGGTGATTCGAAGAAGCTAGGTGACGCAAGATCTTATCTAAGTGCAGCTCTCACAAACAAGAACACTTGTCTAGAAGGATTGGATTCGGCTTCTGGGACTTTGAAACCTGTTTTGGTGAAATCATTGACGAGTACTTACAAGCACGTGAGTAACTCCCTTTCAATGATTCCCAAATCGGGTGGTGGCAAAAAAGGCCATAGAAATCGTCGCCTGTTGGGGTTTCCGAGCTGGTTGGGACGGAGAGCTCGCCGGATTTTGCAGAGCAGCGACGATGAATACGATCCGAGTGACGTGCTCACTGTAGCTGCCGATGGAACAGGGAATTTCAGTACCATAAATGATGCTATAAACTTTGCTCCCAACAATACTTATGACAGAATCATAATCTATGTTAGGGAAGGGGTTTATGAAGAAAATGTTGAAATCCCAAGCTATAAAACCAACATTGTTCTTCTCGGAGATGGAAATGATGTCACCTTCATTACTGGAAGCCGAAGCGTACGTGATGGCTGGACCACTTTCAGATCTGCAACTGTTG CGGTATCTGGCGAAGGCTTTTTGGCTCGGGATATAACAATCGACAACAGTGCAGGCCCTGAGAAGCACCAAGCAGTTGCATTAAGAGTAAACGCAGATTTCACCGCATTATATAGGTCTTCCATCAATGGTTTCCAGGACACATTATACGTCCACTCTTTTCGACAATTTTACCGTGAATGCGACATATCAGGCACCATAGATTACATCTTCGGGAACGCAGCTGTTGTTTTCCAAGCATGTAATATAATCACTCGAATGCCAATGCCCGGTCAGTTCACAGTAATTACAGCACAATCTCGAGACTCCCTGGACGAGACCACCGGGATTTCGATCCAAAACTGTTCGATTCTCGCCACGGTTGAACTGTATGGGAATTCAAGCCGCTTCAAAAGCTACCTAGGGAGGCCATGGAGGGTGTATTCCACAACAGTTTATATTGAATCatatattgatgattttataaatCCTAGTGGATGGACTAAGTGGTCCAACGATGAAGGCTTAGACACACTTTATTATGGAGAGTACGATAATTATGGGCCAGGGTCAGGGACGGATAGTCGAGTCACTTGGCCTGGATATCACGTAATGGAATATGATGTTGCTTATAACTTCAGTGTTTCGGAGTTAATTACCGGTGAAGCTTGGCTGGATTCTACTGCTTTCCCATATGATGATGGGATttga